A portion of the Stigmatopora argus isolate UIUO_Sarg chromosome 15, RoL_Sarg_1.0, whole genome shotgun sequence genome contains these proteins:
- the LOC144089723 gene encoding neutral cholesterol ester hydrolase 1-like isoform X1 has translation MFLRLSFSPKDKSTQFNRSEVLVYRCRWKPARRIQNVAAVNGCRRERGCGSPLLAVAATCQYSPEMETFAIGRLCQDSSQLCSPWACVGILSVLRFSATSQKTCMALVMEWLGLGNHIKLTREMSRRLEDTKTKDGEDTTAICDVNFDGVPVRVFQPPATAGEGRHKRGLLYIHGGGWAYGSPKVNAYNYGCCKMSKDLHMVVVSVDYRLYPDVRFPTPYLDCLTAAKHFLSPEVLAEYGVDRRRVGVAGDSAGGNMSAAIAQAIATDDSMNIKFSVQALIYPALQALDFKTPSYQQNRDMVILNSPLMAQFWLQYLGGDLSLKPRLLANEHSGKLAPELRSRLDWTVLLPPEYREGFFPARGKEMKRIQDEIPNLLDVRASPLLAGSDVLAKCPKAYVMTCEYDVLRDDGLMYARRLKDAGVDVTSEHHLDGFHACFSLNTWPFNFDVGVKVFDAYLRWLRDHL, from the exons ATGTTTCTTCGCCtttctttttccccaaaagataAAAGCACGCAG ttTAACCGGTCAGAAGTACTTGTTTATCGGTGCCGGTGGAAGCCTGCGAGACGAATCCAAAATGTGGCTGCTGTCAACGGCTGTCGTCGTGAGCGTGGCTGTGGTTCTCCGCTACTTGCTGTCGCCGCTACCTGCCAATATTCGCCAGAAATGGAAACTTTTGCTATTGGACGCTTATGTCAAGATTCTAGTCAGCTTT gttctccctgggcttgtgtgggtattCTCTCGGTGCTCCGCTTTTCTGCCACatcacaaaaaacatgcatg GCTTTAGTGATGGAGTGGCTGGGTTTGGGGAACCACATCAAGCTCACCCGAGAAATGTCCCGGAGGCTTGAAGACACCAAAACCAAAGATGGTGAGGACACCACGGCGATCTGCGACGTAAATTTCGACGGCGTCCCCGTGCGAGTTTTCCAGCCTCCTGCGACGGCTGGCGAGGGTCGCCACAAGAGGGGGCTACTGTACATTCACGGCGGAGGCTGGGCCTACGGGAGTCCCA AGGTCAACGCGTACAATTACGGCTGCTGCAAAATGTCCAAAGATCTCCACATGGTTGTGGTTTCTGTTGA TTATCGTTTGTATCCCGACGTACGATTCCCCACGCCGTACCTTGACTGCCTCACGGCCGCCAAGCACTTCCTGTCCCCGGAGGTCCTGGCCGAGTACGGCGTGGACCGGCGGAGAGTGGGCGTGGCAGGGGACAGCGCGGGCGGCAACATGTCGGCGGCGATCGCTCAGGCG ATTGCGACAGATGACAGCATGAACATCAAGTTCAGTGTGCAGGCCTTGATCTACCCGGCCTTGCAGGCCTTGGACTTCAAAACGCCGTCCTACCAGCAGAATCGGGACATGGTTATCCTCAACTCGCCGCTCATGGCTCAGTTTTGGCTGCAGTACCTGGGCGGGGACCTCTCTCTCAAGCCACGGCTCCTCGCCAACGAGCACAGCGGCAAGCTTGCGCCGGAGCTGAGGTCTCGCCTGGACTGGACCGTCCTCCTACCTCCGGAGTACCGGGAAGGCTTCTTTCCTGCGCGTGGCAAGGAGATGAAAA GAATCCAGGATGAAATTCCCAATTTGCTAGACGTGCGGGCATCCCCCTTGCTGGCGGGATCTGACGTTCTGGCCAAGTGCCCCAAGGCCTACGTCATGACGTGCGAGTACGACGTGCTGCGAGACGACGGGTTGATGTACGCGCGGCGCCTGAAGGACGCCGGCGTGGACGTCACGAGCGAGCACCACCTGGATGGCTTTCACGCTTGCTTCAGCCTCAATACGTGGCCCTTCAACTTCGACGTCGGGGTGAAGGTTTTTGACGCCTACCTCCGATGGCTTCGTGATCATTTGTAG
- the LOC144089723 gene encoding neutral cholesterol ester hydrolase 1-like isoform X3, whose protein sequence is MWLLSTAVVVSVAVVLRYLLSPLPANIRQKWKLLLLDAYVKILVSFALVMEWLGLGNHIKLTREMSRRLEDTKTKDGEDTTAICDVNFDGVPVRVFQPPATAGEGRHKRGLLYIHGGGWAYGSPKVNAYNYGCCKMSKDLHMVVVSVDYRLYPDVRFPTPYLDCLTAAKHFLSPEVLAEYGVDRRRVGVAGDSAGGNMSAAIAQAIATDDSMNIKFSVQALIYPALQALDFKTPSYQQNRDMVILNSPLMAQFWLQYLGGDLSLKPRLLANEHSGKLAPELRSRLDWTVLLPPEYREGFFPARGKEMKRIQDEIPNLLDVRASPLLAGSDVLAKCPKAYVMTCEYDVLRDDGLMYARRLKDAGVDVTSEHHLDGFHACFSLNTWPFNFDVGVKVFDAYLRWLRDHL, encoded by the exons ATGTGGCTGCTGTCAACGGCTGTCGTCGTGAGCGTGGCTGTGGTTCTCCGCTACTTGCTGTCGCCGCTACCTGCCAATATTCGCCAGAAATGGAAACTTTTGCTATTGGACGCTTATGTCAAGATTCTAGTCAGCTTT GCTTTAGTGATGGAGTGGCTGGGTTTGGGGAACCACATCAAGCTCACCCGAGAAATGTCCCGGAGGCTTGAAGACACCAAAACCAAAGATGGTGAGGACACCACGGCGATCTGCGACGTAAATTTCGACGGCGTCCCCGTGCGAGTTTTCCAGCCTCCTGCGACGGCTGGCGAGGGTCGCCACAAGAGGGGGCTACTGTACATTCACGGCGGAGGCTGGGCCTACGGGAGTCCCA AGGTCAACGCGTACAATTACGGCTGCTGCAAAATGTCCAAAGATCTCCACATGGTTGTGGTTTCTGTTGA TTATCGTTTGTATCCCGACGTACGATTCCCCACGCCGTACCTTGACTGCCTCACGGCCGCCAAGCACTTCCTGTCCCCGGAGGTCCTGGCCGAGTACGGCGTGGACCGGCGGAGAGTGGGCGTGGCAGGGGACAGCGCGGGCGGCAACATGTCGGCGGCGATCGCTCAGGCG ATTGCGACAGATGACAGCATGAACATCAAGTTCAGTGTGCAGGCCTTGATCTACCCGGCCTTGCAGGCCTTGGACTTCAAAACGCCGTCCTACCAGCAGAATCGGGACATGGTTATCCTCAACTCGCCGCTCATGGCTCAGTTTTGGCTGCAGTACCTGGGCGGGGACCTCTCTCTCAAGCCACGGCTCCTCGCCAACGAGCACAGCGGCAAGCTTGCGCCGGAGCTGAGGTCTCGCCTGGACTGGACCGTCCTCCTACCTCCGGAGTACCGGGAAGGCTTCTTTCCTGCGCGTGGCAAGGAGATGAAAA GAATCCAGGATGAAATTCCCAATTTGCTAGACGTGCGGGCATCCCCCTTGCTGGCGGGATCTGACGTTCTGGCCAAGTGCCCCAAGGCCTACGTCATGACGTGCGAGTACGACGTGCTGCGAGACGACGGGTTGATGTACGCGCGGCGCCTGAAGGACGCCGGCGTGGACGTCACGAGCGAGCACCACCTGGATGGCTTTCACGCTTGCTTCAGCCTCAATACGTGGCCCTTCAACTTCGACGTCGGGGTGAAGGTTTTTGACGCCTACCTCCGATGGCTTCGTGATCATTTGTAG
- the LOC144089723 gene encoding neutral cholesterol ester hydrolase 1-like isoform X2: MWLLSTAVVVSVAVVLRYLLSPLPANIRQKWKLLLLDAYVKILVSFMLMIRVVCPLPKNANSLNKGSPWACVGILSVLRFSATSQKTCMALVMEWLGLGNHIKLTREMSRRLEDTKTKDGEDTTAICDVNFDGVPVRVFQPPATAGEGRHKRGLLYIHGGGWAYGSPKVNAYNYGCCKMSKDLHMVVVSVDYRLYPDVRFPTPYLDCLTAAKHFLSPEVLAEYGVDRRRVGVAGDSAGGNMSAAIAQAIATDDSMNIKFSVQALIYPALQALDFKTPSYQQNRDMVILNSPLMAQFWLQYLGGDLSLKPRLLANEHSGKLAPELRSRLDWTVLLPPEYREGFFPARGKEMKRIQDEIPNLLDVRASPLLAGSDVLAKCPKAYVMTCEYDVLRDDGLMYARRLKDAGVDVTSEHHLDGFHACFSLNTWPFNFDVGVKVFDAYLRWLRDHL; encoded by the exons ATGTGGCTGCTGTCAACGGCTGTCGTCGTGAGCGTGGCTGTGGTTCTCCGCTACTTGCTGTCGCCGCTACCTGCCAATATTCGCCAGAAATGGAAACTTTTGCTATTGGACGCTTATGTCAAGATTCTAGTCAGCTTT ATGCTCATGATAAGGGTTGTCTGCCCCCttccaaaaaatgcaaacagtCTCAATAAAG gttctccctgggcttgtgtgggtattCTCTCGGTGCTCCGCTTTTCTGCCACatcacaaaaaacatgcatg GCTTTAGTGATGGAGTGGCTGGGTTTGGGGAACCACATCAAGCTCACCCGAGAAATGTCCCGGAGGCTTGAAGACACCAAAACCAAAGATGGTGAGGACACCACGGCGATCTGCGACGTAAATTTCGACGGCGTCCCCGTGCGAGTTTTCCAGCCTCCTGCGACGGCTGGCGAGGGTCGCCACAAGAGGGGGCTACTGTACATTCACGGCGGAGGCTGGGCCTACGGGAGTCCCA AGGTCAACGCGTACAATTACGGCTGCTGCAAAATGTCCAAAGATCTCCACATGGTTGTGGTTTCTGTTGA TTATCGTTTGTATCCCGACGTACGATTCCCCACGCCGTACCTTGACTGCCTCACGGCCGCCAAGCACTTCCTGTCCCCGGAGGTCCTGGCCGAGTACGGCGTGGACCGGCGGAGAGTGGGCGTGGCAGGGGACAGCGCGGGCGGCAACATGTCGGCGGCGATCGCTCAGGCG ATTGCGACAGATGACAGCATGAACATCAAGTTCAGTGTGCAGGCCTTGATCTACCCGGCCTTGCAGGCCTTGGACTTCAAAACGCCGTCCTACCAGCAGAATCGGGACATGGTTATCCTCAACTCGCCGCTCATGGCTCAGTTTTGGCTGCAGTACCTGGGCGGGGACCTCTCTCTCAAGCCACGGCTCCTCGCCAACGAGCACAGCGGCAAGCTTGCGCCGGAGCTGAGGTCTCGCCTGGACTGGACCGTCCTCCTACCTCCGGAGTACCGGGAAGGCTTCTTTCCTGCGCGTGGCAAGGAGATGAAAA GAATCCAGGATGAAATTCCCAATTTGCTAGACGTGCGGGCATCCCCCTTGCTGGCGGGATCTGACGTTCTGGCCAAGTGCCCCAAGGCCTACGTCATGACGTGCGAGTACGACGTGCTGCGAGACGACGGGTTGATGTACGCGCGGCGCCTGAAGGACGCCGGCGTGGACGTCACGAGCGAGCACCACCTGGATGGCTTTCACGCTTGCTTCAGCCTCAATACGTGGCCCTTCAACTTCGACGTCGGGGTGAAGGTTTTTGACGCCTACCTCCGATGGCTTCGTGATCATTTGTAG